One part of the Nostoc sp. PCC 7120 = FACHB-418 genome encodes these proteins:
- a CDS encoding metal ABC transporter substrate-binding protein, with the protein MIWTHIRSKIGRQQNGIMSLIALLMLSMTVGCGQSNSNQGTTAQQLPTAQEAASSPSVQQPKTKVVATILPTYLFTKAVAGEAADVSLLIPPNTEVHDYQATPSNVKAIATANVLVKNGLGLEEFLDNTVKNAQNPQLTQIDASKNIKVLNEISPVVKTGAKDHDHDHEHSEGNPHVWLDPVLAKQQVANIRDGLIAADPANKATYQANAEAYMKELDNLHNEFQQTLEKTPNCTFITFHDAFPYLAQRYNLRQVAVVQVPEDQLSPTDVQKTVNTVKKYNVKALFSEPGVDNKLLTSLSKDLNLTLRSLNSLESGDTNPQYYFQAMKDNLQTLEAGCK; encoded by the coding sequence GTGATTTGGACTCACATCAGAAGTAAGATAGGTAGACAGCAAAATGGCATCATGTCCTTAATAGCCTTGCTAATGTTGTCCATGACGGTTGGTTGTGGCCAATCGAATAGTAATCAGGGAACAACTGCCCAACAGTTGCCCACAGCACAGGAAGCTGCCTCTAGTCCGTCAGTGCAGCAGCCAAAAACGAAAGTAGTAGCAACAATTTTACCAACATATTTATTTACCAAAGCTGTAGCTGGAGAAGCCGCAGATGTATCGCTTTTAATCCCACCTAACACGGAAGTACATGATTACCAAGCAACACCGAGTAATGTGAAAGCGATCGCCACAGCTAATGTTTTAGTCAAAAATGGGTTAGGTCTGGAAGAATTTCTCGACAATACGGTAAAAAATGCCCAAAATCCTCAATTAACCCAAATAGATGCCAGTAAAAACATCAAAGTTTTAAATGAAATTTCACCTGTCGTAAAAACAGGAGCCAAAGACCACGATCATGACCATGAACATTCTGAAGGTAACCCCCACGTTTGGCTAGATCCAGTGTTAGCAAAACAGCAAGTAGCGAATATTCGGGATGGCTTAATTGCGGCTGACCCGGCAAATAAAGCTACCTATCAAGCTAATGCTGAGGCTTATATGAAAGAGTTAGATAATTTACATAATGAGTTTCAGCAAACTTTGGAGAAAACTCCTAATTGCACATTTATTACCTTCCATGATGCCTTTCCTTATTTGGCTCAACGCTATAATTTGCGGCAAGTTGCAGTGGTGCAAGTTCCCGAAGATCAACTTTCACCAACAGATGTACAAAAAACAGTTAACACCGTTAAAAAATACAACGTGAAAGCTTTGTTCAGTGAACCAGGTGTGGATAACAAATTACTTACCAGTTTATCCAAGGATTTGAATTTAACTTTGCGTTCTCTCAACTCTTTAGAAAGTGGTGATACAAATCCCCAATATTACTTCCAAGCAATGAAAGATAATTTGCAAACTCTAGAAGCGGGTTGTAAGTAA